One window from the genome of Candidatus Zixiibacteriota bacterium encodes:
- a CDS encoding NADH-quinone oxidoreductase subunit A has protein sequence MSEYLAILMFIAAGIAIVLITFFVARLVRPHHPYPAKDMNYECAEEPIGGAWIQFNNRFYIFALIFVLFDVEVVFLFPWAVAFGQLGLFALVEMVVFILILFFGLYYAWRKGALKWVS, from the coding sequence ATGTCGGAGTACCTCGCCATTCTGATGTTCATCGCCGCCGGGATCGCCATTGTCCTGATCACCTTCTTCGTGGCCCGGCTCGTTCGCCCGCACCACCCGTACCCGGCCAAAGACATGAACTACGAGTGCGCGGAGGAACCGATCGGCGGGGCCTGGATTCAGTTCAATAACCGCTTCTATATTTTCGCCCTCATTTTCGTGCTGTTCGATGTGGAAGTAGTGTTCCTCTTTCCGTGGGCGGTGGCGTTCGGGCAACTCGGGCTGTTTGCACTGGTGGAGATGGTGGTGTTTATCCTCATCCTGTTTTTCGGTCTCTACTATGCCTGGCGGAAGGGAGCGCTCAAATGGGTGTCATAA
- a CDS encoding NADH-quinone oxidoreductase subunit B, translating into MGVIRKLPVYLEHIPGGSLVLTNLETVLHQSQAKSLWYLLFGTACCAIELMCTGASHYDFDRLGMIFRSTPRQADLLIAAGTITKKMAPRLRRLYDQMAEPRYVIAMGGCTIKGGPFYYDCYAVEKGIDHIIPVDIYIPGCPPRPESLLEGCLHLQEKIKKQRLLDWQEKPA; encoded by the coding sequence ATGGGTGTCATAAGGAAACTCCCCGTCTACCTTGAGCACATCCCCGGCGGATCGCTGGTGCTGACGAACCTGGAGACGGTGCTGCACCAGAGCCAGGCGAAGTCGCTGTGGTACCTGCTGTTCGGGACCGCCTGCTGCGCGATCGAGCTCATGTGCACCGGGGCGTCGCACTACGATTTTGACCGCCTGGGGATGATCTTCCGGTCGACGCCGCGCCAGGCCGACCTCCTCATCGCCGCCGGCACCATCACCAAGAAAATGGCCCCGCGGCTCCGGCGGCTGTACGATCAGATGGCCGAGCCGCGCTACGTCATCGCCATGGGCGGGTGCACGATCAAGGGCGGGCCGTTCTACTACGACTGCTACGCGGTCGAAAAAGGAATCGACCACATCATCCCCGTGGACATCTACATCCCCGGCTGCCCGCCGCGGCCGGAATCGCTGCTCGAGGGGTGCCTGCACCTCCAGGAGAAAATCAAGAAGCAGCGGCTCCTCGATTGGCAGGAGAAGCCGGCGTGA
- a CDS encoding NADH-quinone oxidoreductase subunit C yields the protein MTREELGNYVAGKFGDRVTRLATGRYDPLFLVNRASDLLEVARALRDDEQLRMDYLCNAGAIDTGTAAAPEKRFEIHYALASIRHSCRLDLKITLPAEKPEVDSLQAVWPAADWFEREFWELYGIHVRNHGKLGQFLLPDNWDQGFPMRKDWDAPDFIRMPEK from the coding sequence GTGACGAGAGAAGAACTCGGCAACTACGTGGCCGGTAAGTTCGGCGACCGGGTCACGCGTCTGGCGACCGGGCGGTACGATCCGCTGTTCCTGGTGAACCGGGCTTCGGATCTGCTCGAGGTGGCGCGGGCGCTGCGGGATGACGAGCAGCTGCGGATGGACTACCTGTGCAACGCCGGGGCCATCGACACCGGCACCGCCGCGGCCCCGGAGAAACGCTTCGAGATCCACTACGCGCTGGCCTCGATCCGCCACAGCTGCCGCCTCGATCTGAAAATCACCCTGCCGGCCGAGAAGCCGGAGGTGGACTCGCTGCAGGCGGTCTGGCCCGCGGCGGACTGGTTCGAGCGGGAGTTCTGGGAGCTGTACGGGATTCATGTGCGCAACCACGGCAAGCTGGGCCAGTTTCTGCTGCCAGACAACTGGGACCAGGGATTCCCGATGCGCAAGGACTGGGATGCGCCGGACTTTATCCGGATGCCGGAGAAGTGA